DNA sequence from the Prochlorothrix hollandica PCC 9006 = CALU 1027 genome:
GTAACTTATTGCCCTCCATGGAGCCGGAGGAGTCCACCACCACCACCACCTGGGATGGCTTTTTGGCCTCCTGTTCCCAGGCTTGGATCATGGCTTCCGCCACCTCCGGCGTGGGGGGGCGATAGGAGTCGTAGGTGGCCTGGGGATTGACCCCAAACTCTGGGCCAAACTTGGGACCCAGGGGCACCCCCGGCACCCCAGGGCGCAGGCCGAGATTCGTGGCGATCGCCTGCACACTGGGTTCCTGGAAAAAGGCCAGCACCTGGTCTGCTGCCGCCTGTTCCGTGGCGCTCACCCAGGGGGCTTGCAGGCCAATGCCCCGCATACTGGAGGTGTAGGTGGCGGCGGGATAAACAGCGGTGTAGCGGGTTTGGCCGGGGGCAAGGCCGCTGTTGGCCTCAATCACCGCCGACTCATAGACCGAACCCACCGAGGCCCAAAAGGGTCCATTGTCCACCATGGCCGTGGCTAAGGAGCGGGTGGAGATGCCGTAGCGGGTAATTTTGCCTTGAATCTGTTTCACCTGACCCTGGGCTGCTGTGACATCGGCCAAGGTTAGGGTTTCTGGGGCTTTGCCGGACACCGACGCAAACTGGGCAATCAGGGTTTGGAGGCCAGAATTGGATCGGTTGGGGGCGGTGTGGACAAAGTAGATCGGTTGGGGCGGGCTGGCGGGATCCAAGTCTTGATGGGTTTGGGCAGTGACCAGGGCTTTGTAGAGGTCGGGGGTTTTAGCCAGTCCTGGTGCTAAGGGGGCGGGGGTCATGAAGACCATGGGGCTGTGGGCCAGCAGGGGGGCATCGGTGATGGGGGGCACCAGGGTTTGGCCGGGGAACACCTGACCGAGGCGGTAAATAAGCTGGTTGTAATAGACATCCCCATCGACGGAAATGAGGCTGGGCAGTTGGGGGTCATCGACGGGGAGGATGCCGGCTTGGAACTGTTGGCCCTGGGCGACGATCGCCTCCACCAAGTCACCGCTACCCTGCTCTCGACAGGATAAATAAAAGGCTTCCCCCGTCGCTAACTTGGGTTTTTGGGCGTTGAACTGTTGGGCCGCTTGGGTACAAAATTCCCCCAGGGCGCTACCCACCCAAAACTGGAGTTCAAAACCGGAGGCAGTGCCCCCTTCAGATCCACCCCTGAGGTTGGGGAGGGTGCCGTCGCAGGCACTGAGGAGGGTAAGAGTGGTGGCCGAGATCGCCCCCGCAGACCCCAGCCAAGAGGGGGATTTGGCTAAACCTGGAAATCGCATCCGATCGCTCCTAAGGCTACGCAAGGAAAAGAGTACACAAGGCAAAGGCTACACCAGGCAACGGCTACACCACGCAAAGAGTACACCAGGCAAAGAGTACGCAAGGCAAAGAGTACGCAAGGCAAAGAGTACGCAAGGCAAAGAGTACACCAGGCAAAGAGTACACCAGGCAAAGAGTACACCAGGCAAAGAGTACGCAAGGCAAAGAGTACACCAAGACAGAGCACCAGCAGTCTGCAACAGTCCCGTACAGCAATTCTAAATCAGATGTAAGGATCTCGATGGCTGAAACCCTTGGTGTGGTGTGCCCCCTCCGGGGGCACACCACATGACCCATTTAGGACTGCTATACCAAGCCAAAAAAGAGGGGCGCGATCGGGTCATCCTTGCGCCCCTCCCGGCTTAGCGGGCTGCTTGGCTAACCCAAAGCCTCTGCCTTGGGCGCAGAAACCCCGCCCCTACTGGGTTTTGGTCGGTGCAGGAGTCAGCGTGCCGAACCCTAACGGCGGTGGCTTTCGACCATGCGGCCATTGAGGGGTTGCAGGGGACGGGCATTGACCGGATAGAGACCCATGAAGGCTTCCACCTGTTCTTCGGAGATTTCCACGGTCTCTGTCAGGATGTTCCATTGCACATTTTCACTACAGGGGGGGGTGGTTAGGGAGCCACTGTAGCTGTAATAGGACTGATTGCGGGGCAAAAGGTCGCTAACATTGACCATCACCCCGTTAATGGTCTGGGTTTGGCCGCTGGGGGGAATATTCTCCCAAAGGGTGTCGATCGTGGGATTTTCATCCCCCACCTCGATCATGACTCCCACCACCGCCAGTTCCCCTTGGGCATTGCTATGGACTAAGTGCAGTTCCATGGGGGCATTGTTGCCGTCTAGGGCGTGTTCGCTGGGGGTGTGGAAATGGAATTGCAGCAACTCATAGTCTTCTCCCCCCAATTTCACCTTGTTCCCAGGGGCATAGTTGACTTGGATGCTGTGGCCACTATTGACAATGGTGAGGGGCGTGGACCCATAGCTGAGGGCCAGGGGTTGGGGTGAGCCAGCGATCGGGGTTTGGATATTGATGGGGGACTGATCTCGACCTTGTTCACAGAGACTGTAGTCCGTACTCAATTCACCCCAATGGCTCGGGTTGGCAGCGCCCCCATAGGTCCAGTGGGGAGGAGCATCTCCCGCCAGGGCAGGGGAAACGGTGGCCACCAAAATGCCCACGATCGACTGGGGCAGGATCCAGGTCGAGACTCGATGAAGGATGCGGTGTAGTGTCATAGGGAGGTTTGATCGTAAGAGTTTAATCGCAAGAGGAGGAATGCGCAAGAGGAGGAATGCACAAGAGGAGGAATGCACAAGAGGAGGAATGCACAGGAGTTAGGAATAGACGGAGATCAGGCTAGAAATGACTAACGGTCACATAAACTGAGGCTTAGGGCTATTCTGAGATCGATCGAGGGCCAAGACGATCGCGGTCGATCGTCCTGTGTCCCGCCATTTGTCTCATCATTTCCCTAGGCTGGGATGTCACGGATTTGGGTTGCTAGGATTTTACCTCAGTTTTTTCCTGGATTCTGCTGAGGTTCTACCCTAAAACAAGGATGTTGTTTTCATTGAACCACCCTGATTTCTATCTTTTTACAGCAGTCCTAAAGGGGTCGTGTGGTGTGCGTCCTCCGGGCGCACGCTACCCCAAGGGTTTCAGCCTTTGAGATCCTTACAACTGATTTAGGGTTGCTGTAGGGCAAAGAATAGGAATTAGGGTGTATCAATTTGACATGCTCCCCGACCTAAAGGTGCGGGGATTCTCCGACTAGGCGAATAGTCCAAGCTGTTCGCTGTACGGCTGGCTAGACAAAGCAGTCGGATTGCCAGACATCCTGGTCTTACGCCCGTTCTTTGTCCATTTAGAGTCTTGGGTTAGCCCCAACCCAGACTTTTATCGTTCTTTTATGCTAATCATAATAGCATAAACAAATCCAGGAAGAAAAGCCGTCCTAGAAGGACGGGGCTTTAGACCCAGATTTTTGGTAATCCGTTACTTGGGCTGTATTGTCCTATTTGTGTTGTCGCCGGTCAATCTATTCTCAAATATCTTCATCTTGCAGCAGTCCTAAAGGGGTCGTGTGGTGTGCGTCCTCCGGGCGCACGCTCCCCAAAAGGTTTCAGCGATCGAGAGCCTTACAACTGATTTAGGATTGCTGTAGCAGTGTTGGTAGTATATACAGCAGTCCCAAATGGGTCGTATTTATTTTATAATAGAAACCCAAGGTATTTCATTGGACAAGTGTATGCAAATGATTTCAACTTCTGAAGAATCCGGTGATTTAAAAGACCTTGAGGATTTTATCCGAAGTAATCCACATCCTCAAGAACTTAAACGTAGTTTGGTCATTCAGATGTTGTCGGAACAGATCCCGATAAGTAAGATCATGAAAATATTAGGAGTATCTGAGTCATTTGTACTTAAGTGGAAAAATATATTTGCTCTAGATGGAGTAGAAGCATTGAAACTTCAATATGCCGGTTCGGAAGGATATTTATCTCAGAAACAGCAAGAAGAAATACATCAATTCCTACAATCTAAGAGTGCATGGACTTTGGATGAGCTAAAATATCATGTTTTAGTAACTTATGACGTTATTTATCAATCGGATCAAAGTTACCATAACATGTTTCATGAAGCTAAAATAAGTTGGAAGAAAACTCAAAAAAAGAACCCCAAAAAGGATCCAGAGAAAGTTGAGGAACGGCGTGTTGAAATCAAAGATTTATTGGAGAAATGTACAGATAGCATAATGCCTGAAAAGCTTGTGGTGTGGTTTGTTGACGAATGTCATCTGTTGTGGGGAGATGTCTTAGGCTATGTTTGGGGTAAGCAGAGTGAACGACTGGAAGTACCCATAACTAATGAGAGAGAAAGAGTAACATATTATGGAGCATTAAATTATTTGACTGGTAAATTTGTTGTTCAACAATATGATGCTGGAAATTCAGCTAATACAGTGGAGTTTGTTAAATATTTAAGAAGCTTGTTCCCTGAATCAAGACATTTAATAATTTGGGATGGAGCTAGTTATCATAAATATAAGGAAATGGCAGATTACCTCAAAGATATCAATCAAGGTATTGAGAAGGAAAACTGGCCAGTAACTTGTGAATTATTTGCGCCTCACGATCCAGACCAGAACCCAGTAGAAGATGTTTGGCTCAAGGCCAAGAGCTTTGTAAGAAAATATTGGATGTTGTGTTCCAATTTTAAAGTTGTTCAGTGGCTTTTTGAATTTGTAACTCATAATGAGATCTTCCGGTTTCCAAAACTCGAAATGTATGGAAATCATCCTTGGGAATATAATCAAACTTCCTAGAAAAACCTTACAACTGACTTGTGACTGCTGTATAACTTACTGTCGGATACTTGATCCGCTATAGTGGTTTTGTATAGATGGGTGCCTTTGCCCCTTTCTTCAATATTTTTCTTCTTAATAAATTCTTAACAATATATGGATACAGCAACCCTAAATCAGTTGTAAGGATCTCGATCTCTGAAACCCCTTGGGTGGTGTGCGCCCGGAGGGCGCACACCCCACGACCCATTTAGGACTGCTGTATGCGCAACGTCTCTTTGCCGCTGCAAGCCACGATCGCCACCCTCTGGGGTGTTGCCCTCGCTAGCCCCAGTTTTGCCCAATCGATCACCGCCACCCCTGACGGGACCGGAACCCAGATTACTCCCCAGGGCAACGCCTTCCTGATTGAAGGGGGAACCCAGACCGGGACCAACCTGTTCCACAGCTTCGATCGATTTGGCCTCAGTGCCCAGCAACAGGCCATTTTCCAGGGCACCCCAGACTTGGCCAATATTTTGGGGCGGGTGACGGGGGGACAGGCTTCTTTCATTGATGGGCTGCTGCAAACCCAAAATACTAACGCTAATTTATACCTGATGAACCCGGCGGGGATGGTGTTGGGTCCCAATGCCAGCTTGGATTTGGGGGGATCCTTCACGGCCACCACCGCCACGGCCATCGGCTTTGAGAACGGTTGGTTCAACGCCAGCGGCAGCGCCAATTACGATCTGCTGGTGGGTAGCCCCAACCGCTTTGCCTTTACGGAGTCCTTGGGGGGGGCGATCGTCAACGAAGGCAACCTAGCCGTGGATCCCGGCAAGAGCCTAACCCTGCTGGGGGGGACGGTGGTCAATACGGGGAATCTCAGCGCCCCCGGTGGGGTGATCCAGGTGCGGGCGGTGCCCGGTGAAACCATGGTGCGGCTGGAGCAAGGGGGGATGGTGCTGGCCCTGGATCTGGAGCCGTTGCCCCAGGATGGGGATTTGGTGGCCACGGGCATCAATCCTCTGGATTTACCGGCATTGCTGACGGGGGGAGATCTGACCCATGCCACGGCTTTGGTGGTGCGTCCCGATGGGTCCGTGAGCCTGACCAGTGGCGAGCCGGGGTTGATCCTGGGGTCGGGGGATGTGGCCCTGGCGGGATCAGCGACGGTGGATCAGGAAACCCTGGGGGATGGGGGCCAGATCCAGGTGATGGGGGAGAATCATCTAGAATTTCTGGGATCAGTCAGTGCCCGTGGGGGAGATTTAGGGGGCGACGGGGGACTGATCGATTTGTCAGGGAAAGAAACCCTGAATTTGGTGGGGGATTGGTTTAATCGGGTGGATTTGGCGGCACCCCAGGGCATTGCCGGGACCCTCTTGTTTGATCCCAACGATATTACGATTCAGGCGGGCACTCAGGGCGGTGTGGCGGGCAGTCCCACCAATGCCAACACCTTAGGGGCGGCTGATATTTCCACTTTCTTGAATAGTACCGGTTCGTTGGTGATTGCCACCACGGGAACGGGGGGCAGTGGGGATATTACGCTGAACTCTGGGGCGGCCATTAGTTGGACGAGCGCCAATGGCTTGACCTTGAATGCCGATCGCGCCATCACTCTCACCTCCGGCTCCAGCATCACCAGCACCAGCGGTGCGATTACCCTCAACGCCAATACTGCCGGCACGGCGGGAGGGGGGCTACCGGGCATTAACGTGGATGGGGGCAGCATTAGCAGCAGCAGTGGGGCGATCGCCCTCACCGCCCAAGCAGGCGGAGGAGCCAATGGGGGTCGGGAAGGTGGGGTGCAGGTGGTGAATGGGGGGCAAATTAGCAGCACGAGTGGCGGCATTACCCTGACGGGTACGGGGAGCAATGGTGGAGGAACCGATCCAGGGTTGTACCTAGATGGGGCGGGAACCCTCGTGCAAACCCAAGACGGTGATCTGATGCTCATTGGTTTTGGGGGAGGCGGTGGAAACTTTGCGAAAGATGGGATTTATCTCAGTAATGGAGCCACCCTGCGATCGACAGGGCAGGGCAATATCAGCCTCGCGGGAACCCCTGGCTATCCCAGTGTCTTTCAGGAAGGATCGGGCATTGTCATGGTGTCGGGTAGCGCGATCGAATCCCTCGCCAGTGGTTCGATCACCCTCAATACGGCACGGGATATTTATGTAGATCGCTCCACCTTTACCCTCGATGGCGGGAGCCTGATTTTCAATGCCACTCAGCCGATTCTCAGTACCTTACCCACGAGCATTCAGTTCTATAACAGTACGGCGACAATAACAGGATCTGGTTCGATTCAGTTTGATACCCTGCGGGACATTAACATTCAAAACTCTAGCCTGCGCACCAGTAATGGAGCACTGACCCTCAACGCCAACCAACAACCGATTGCAACTGTGGGGAACTTCACGGGCATTTACTTAGGTAATGCCAGCCTGACCAGTGATACTGGAGCAATCACCTTGCGAGGGCGTACCGGAGATTCGGGGAGTTCCGTTGGGGTTCAGATCAATGCAAGTACTGTGGTGAAATCCACGGCAACGGGCACGATTACCGTGCAGGGTGATGGAGTTGCGACCAACACGAGTGATGTGTTTGGGGTTTGGTTTGGCTATGATGGGGCTGTTGAAACCACCGATGGAGCCTTGACGATTATCGGGAATGTATCTGGAGCAAACTCTAGTGCTGATGCGATCCGCATGGTGCAGGGGGGGCAGGTTCGATCGACAGGAACAGGGACGATCGATCTGACGGGAACCATTAGTGGCGGTGCTACGGGTCGGGGTCTTGTTTTGGCCCACGGTGGCACGGCTATCCTGACGAAAGATGGAACGATCAACGTCAGCGGAACCAGTATCAATTCCTTTGATGTGCATATTGGTGATGGATCTGCGGTTCGGTCCACGGGTTTAGGCGATATTAACCTAACAGGTTTAAACTCCACCAACAGTGTGACAGGTGTTCAGATTAATAGCGATGTGGCAATTCAATCGCTGGGAACCGGGGCAGTCACGATCGCTACTCCTCGCACCATCAACGTCAGTGGAGTAGGCATCACCAGTACCAGCGGCGATATTAGCCTCGATGCGGGTCTCAATGCGGTTTTAGGCTATAATTCCAACCTCAACAGCACCAGTGGTGACATTACCATTACAGGCAACCTGGCCAACACCTTCACAG
Encoded proteins:
- a CDS encoding IS630 family transposase; translated protein: MQMISTSEESGDLKDLEDFIRSNPHPQELKRSLVIQMLSEQIPISKIMKILGVSESFVLKWKNIFALDGVEALKLQYAGSEGYLSQKQQEEIHQFLQSKSAWTLDELKYHVLVTYDVIYQSDQSYHNMFHEAKISWKKTQKKNPKKDPEKVEERRVEIKDLLEKCTDSIMPEKLVVWFVDECHLLWGDVLGYVWGKQSERLEVPITNERERVTYYGALNYLTGKFVVQQYDAGNSANTVEFVKYLRSLFPESRHLIIWDGASYHKYKEMADYLKDINQGIEKENWPVTCELFAPHDPDQNPVEDVWLKAKSFVRKYWMLCSNFKVVQWLFEFVTHNEIFRFPKLEMYGNHPWEYNQTS
- a CDS encoding VWA domain-containing protein, with amino-acid sequence MRFPGLAKSPSWLGSAGAISATTLTLLSACDGTLPNLRGGSEGGTASGFELQFWVGSALGEFCTQAAQQFNAQKPKLATGEAFYLSCREQGSGDLVEAIVAQGQQFQAGILPVDDPQLPSLISVDGDVYYNQLIYRLGQVFPGQTLVPPITDAPLLAHSPMVFMTPAPLAPGLAKTPDLYKALVTAQTHQDLDPASPPQPIYFVHTAPNRSNSGLQTLIAQFASVSGKAPETLTLADVTAAQGQVKQIQGKITRYGISTRSLATAMVDNGPFWASVGSVYESAVIEANSGLAPGQTRYTAVYPAATYTSSMRGIGLQAPWVSATEQAAADQVLAFFQEPSVQAIATNLGLRPGVPGVPLGPKFGPEFGVNPQATYDSYRPPTPEVAEAMIQAWEQEAKKPSQVVVVVDSSGSMEGNKLPAVQSTLQNYIAALGPQDRIALIDFDNLIREPVLADSTPEGQSQGLGFISNLQADGETYLYDAVLTARNWLQQNRRPDAINAVLVLTDGQDSGSSLTLEALQGELQKSGFSSDERIAFFTIGYGEEGAFDAAALEQIANLNEGYYRKGDPATITQLMQDLQLEF
- a CDS encoding carbonic anhydrase — its product is MTLHRILHRVSTWILPQSIVGILVATVSPALAGDAPPHWTYGGAANPSHWGELSTDYSLCEQGRDQSPINIQTPIAGSPQPLALSYGSTPLTIVNSGHSIQVNYAPGNKVKLGGEDYELLQFHFHTPSEHALDGNNAPMELHLVHSNAQGELAVVGVMIEVGDENPTIDTLWENIPPSGQTQTINGVMVNVSDLLPRNQSYYSYSGSLTTPPCSENVQWNILTETVEISEEQVEAFMGLYPVNARPLQPLNGRMVESHRR